Proteins from one Oscillatoria nigro-viridis PCC 7112 genomic window:
- the ylqF gene encoding ribosome biogenesis GTPase YlqF: MKIQWYPGHIAKAERALKEQLKRVDVVLEVRDARIPLATYHPQMPSWVGGKARVLVINRIDMITPRAREAWETWFETQGETAYFTNAEHGQGVDAVADAVQNAGVQLNKRRFDRGMLPRPVRAVVMGFPNVGKSALINRLLGRRVVDSARRAGVTKSLRWIRISDEIELLDAPGVIPTRINNQENALKLAICEDIGEAAYDNQVVAAAMVDLLQGLEAADDTLISLSGFKSRYKLDAASSNGEDYLHEVAKDRYKGDVERTARQMLNDFRTGVLGQLTLELPPDRADS, from the coding sequence ATGAAAATTCAATGGTATCCCGGTCACATTGCCAAAGCTGAACGGGCATTAAAAGAACAGCTAAAACGGGTAGATGTGGTGCTCGAAGTCCGAGATGCCCGCATTCCATTGGCTACTTATCACCCCCAAATGCCGAGTTGGGTCGGCGGCAAGGCGCGAGTATTGGTCATCAACCGCATCGATATGATTACGCCTCGCGCGCGCGAGGCGTGGGAAACATGGTTTGAGACCCAGGGGGAAACTGCGTATTTTACTAATGCCGAGCACGGTCAAGGAGTAGACGCTGTGGCGGATGCGGTGCAGAATGCTGGGGTGCAGCTAAATAAAAGAAGGTTCGATCGAGGTATGCTGCCCCGTCCAGTCCGGGCAGTGGTAATGGGATTTCCCAATGTGGGAAAATCTGCTTTAATTAATCGGCTGTTAGGGCGGAGAGTTGTGGATAGTGCGCGCAGAGCTGGGGTAACTAAATCGCTCCGATGGATTCGCATTTCTGACGAAATTGAATTATTAGATGCCCCCGGAGTGATCCCAACCCGAATTAACAATCAAGAAAATGCCCTAAAATTAGCTATTTGCGAAGATATTGGTGAAGCAGCTTACGACAATCAGGTAGTAGCCGCGGCTATGGTAGATTTGCTTCAAGGGCTGGAAGCGGCTGATGACACGTTGATATCACTATCTGGTTTCAAATCCAGGTATAAATTAGATGCAGCCTCTAGTAATGGTGAAGATTATTTGCACGAGGTAGCAAAAGACAGGTATAAAGGAGATGTCGAACGAACAGCGCGACAGATGTTAAACGATTTTAGAACTGGTGTTTTGGGTCAACTTACTTTGGAGTTGCCGCCGGATCGAGCAGACTCGTAA
- a CDS encoding SDR family oxidoreductase yields MTKLIVITGISRGLGLAMTEKFIELGHTVLGCARSSAAVEKLNQKYSTPHHFTCVDVTNDDRVKAWATEILAKNEPPDLLINNAGVANHLAPLWNVSNEEFSQVIDVNIKGTANAIRHFVPAMIARKSGIIVNLSSGWGRSTSPEVAPYCASKWAIEGLTRSLAQELPRGMAAVPLNPGIIHTDMLDICFGEDAANYPSVKAWVQKAVPFLLKLKPSDNGMPLTVPG; encoded by the coding sequence ATGACAAAATTAATTGTAATTACCGGAATCAGTCGCGGTCTCGGTCTTGCCATGACCGAAAAGTTTATTGAATTGGGACATACAGTGTTGGGATGCGCCCGTTCTTCCGCAGCGGTGGAAAAACTCAACCAAAAATATAGTACGCCGCACCATTTTACTTGTGTGGATGTCACCAACGACGATCGAGTAAAAGCTTGGGCAACAGAAATTCTGGCAAAAAATGAGCCGCCTGATTTGCTAATTAATAATGCAGGTGTAGCTAATCATCTCGCGCCTCTTTGGAATGTCAGCAATGAAGAATTTTCCCAGGTGATTGATGTTAATATTAAAGGTACGGCTAATGCAATCCGCCACTTTGTCCCGGCAATGATTGCTCGAAAAAGCGGCATAATTGTCAACTTGAGTTCTGGTTGGGGAAGGTCAACTTCGCCGGAAGTCGCGCCCTATTGCGCTTCCAAGTGGGCAATAGAAGGACTTACGCGATCGCTCGCTCAAGAATTGCCCCGAGGTATGGCAGCAGTTCCTTTGAATCCGGGGATAATTCACACAGATATGCTGGACATTTGTTTCGGCGAAGATGCGGCAAATTACCCGTCAGTCAAAGCCTGGGTGCAAAAAGCAGTTCCTTTTTTACTCAAGTTGAAACCTTCAGATAACGGAATGCCGCTGACTGTTCCTGGATAA
- a CDS encoding tetratricopeptide repeat protein, whose product MNLTLCTIVKNEEATLSRTLDSVKGVVDEIVVVDTGSGDRTREIARESGARVYDFEWCDDFAAARNECLKHAQGDWILVLDADEVLVPQIVPQIKQAIASDRLLLINLIRQEIGASQSPYSLVSRLFRNRPDIRFSRPYHAMVDDSVAEILHREPNWKIASLPDVAIWHSGYQKDAIAAKSKFQKAQAAMERYIAYYPNDAYACSKLGALYVESGQIGRGINLLTKGLTAETIDDSIVYELNYHLGIAYRQQQQFAKAKEHYQAAINTNVFPPLKLGAYNNLGNLLKEEGDLKAAEKAYKAALKIDPNFAAGHYNLGLTLKAAGNLADAIAYYRQAIKIDPEHAEAHQNLAVALLKIGKMPESLAEFKRAIALHEQRRPFEAERLRRGLQEMGLM is encoded by the coding sequence ATGAATCTGACTCTGTGCACGATCGTGAAGAATGAAGAGGCAACACTGTCGCGGACTTTGGACAGCGTTAAGGGTGTTGTTGACGAAATTGTGGTGGTGGATACGGGCTCGGGCGATCGCACCCGTGAAATTGCCCGAGAATCCGGGGCGAGGGTTTATGACTTTGAATGGTGCGACGACTTCGCAGCGGCGCGCAACGAGTGTCTGAAGCACGCCCAGGGCGACTGGATTTTGGTGTTGGATGCCGATGAGGTTTTGGTACCGCAGATTGTACCTCAGATTAAGCAGGCAATTGCGAGCGATCGGCTGCTGCTAATCAATCTCATCCGCCAAGAAATCGGTGCCTCTCAATCTCCCTATTCCCTAGTGTCGCGCTTGTTTCGCAATCGCCCCGACATCCGCTTTTCTCGCCCTTACCATGCCATGGTAGACGACAGCGTGGCTGAGATTTTGCACAGGGAACCAAATTGGAAAATAGCTTCTCTCCCCGATGTGGCGATTTGGCACTCTGGTTATCAAAAAGATGCGATCGCCGCAAAAAGTAAATTCCAAAAAGCTCAAGCAGCAATGGAACGCTATATCGCTTATTATCCAAACGATGCTTATGCTTGTAGCAAATTAGGTGCGCTGTATGTAGAAAGCGGGCAAATCGGGCGGGGCATTAATTTATTAACCAAAGGCTTGACTGCCGAGACCATAGATGATTCTATTGTTTACGAACTCAACTATCATTTGGGAATTGCTTATCGCCAGCAGCAGCAGTTTGCCAAAGCAAAAGAACACTATCAAGCAGCAATTAACACAAATGTGTTCCCGCCCCTCAAGTTGGGCGCTTACAATAATTTGGGCAATTTGCTCAAAGAGGAAGGAGATTTGAAAGCTGCTGAAAAAGCTTACAAAGCAGCTTTAAAAATTGACCCCAATTTTGCAGCAGGTCACTACAATTTGGGACTGACGCTGAAGGCAGCCGGAAATTTAGCAGATGCGATCGCCTATTACCGACAAGCGATAAAAATCGATCCCGAACACGCCGAAGCTCATCAAAACTTGGCAGTAGCCTTGCTGAAAATTGGCAAAATGCCAGAGAGTTTAGCAGAATTCAAAAGAGCGATCGCCCTTCACGAACAGCGCCGCCCTTTTGAAGCAGAACGCCTGCGCCGGGGACTGCAAGAAATGGGTTTAATGTAA
- the fni gene encoding type 2 isopentenyl-diphosphate Delta-isomerase — translation MNSPLTSPSQTETRKADHLRICLEEDVQFRETTSGLERYRFEHCCLPELDRTEIDLTSTFLGKKLAVPLLISSMTGGTQLAQTINYRLADVAREYKLAMGVGSQRIVVEKPQLAATFAVRRRAPDILLFANIGAVQLNYNYGLEECQKIIDILEADALILHLNPLQECVQTEGDTNFKGLLDKIAKLCDRLPVPVIAKEVGNGISGKMAKKLLAAGVGAIDIAGAGGTSWAKIEGERAKDGKQRRLGATFADWGIPTAECIVSTRAVAPDVPLIASGGLQNGLDAAKALALGADIAGLARPFLQAAAESESAAALLAEALIAEIATVMFCTGCANLDELKQSGVLERLR, via the coding sequence GTGAACTCGCCGCTAACCTCCCCCTCGCAAACCGAAACTCGCAAAGCAGACCACCTGCGGATTTGCCTCGAAGAAGACGTACAATTTCGCGAAACCACCAGCGGCCTCGAACGCTACCGTTTTGAACACTGCTGTTTGCCAGAACTCGATCGCACAGAAATCGATTTAACATCCACATTTCTCGGCAAAAAACTAGCCGTTCCCCTGCTAATTTCCTCGATGACCGGCGGCACACAATTAGCCCAGACAATCAATTATCGCCTCGCCGATGTCGCTCGAGAATACAAACTGGCAATGGGAGTCGGTTCCCAGCGAATCGTTGTAGAAAAACCTCAACTGGCGGCTACATTTGCCGTCCGCCGCCGCGCTCCCGATATTCTGTTATTTGCCAATATCGGAGCTGTTCAATTAAACTACAATTACGGTTTGGAAGAGTGCCAAAAAATTATCGATATTTTAGAAGCAGATGCCCTAATTTTGCACCTCAATCCTCTGCAAGAGTGCGTTCAAACCGAAGGCGATACTAACTTTAAAGGACTGCTCGATAAAATTGCCAAATTGTGCGATCGATTACCAGTACCAGTTATTGCTAAAGAAGTCGGCAACGGTATTTCAGGAAAGATGGCAAAGAAATTGCTCGCCGCGGGGGTAGGTGCGATCGACATTGCCGGGGCCGGAGGCACTTCTTGGGCGAAAATAGAAGGAGAGCGAGCTAAAGATGGCAAGCAGCGCAGGTTGGGCGCAACCTTTGCCGACTGGGGCATACCGACAGCCGAGTGCATAGTCAGCACCCGCGCCGTAGCGCCGGATGTTCCTCTGATTGCCTCTGGAGGCTTGCAGAATGGATTGGATGCAGCGAAAGCCCTTGCCCTCGGCGCGGATATTGCGGGACTGGCGCGGCCGTTTCTACAAGCTGCAGCGGAATCGGAATCAGCGGCCGCCCTCCTAGCTGAGGCTTTAATTGCAGAAATCGCCACCGTGATGTTCTGTACGGGCTGCGCTAATTTGGATGAGTTAAAACAATCTGGGGTTTTGGAAAGGTTAAGATAA
- a CDS encoding phosphoglycerate kinase codes for MTKKTVANLSASDLSGKRVLVRADFNVPLDNGNITDDTRIRAALPTIQDLASKGAKVILCSHFGRPKGVTEKLRLTPVAVRLSELLGKEVKKTDDCIGDEVAATVAAMQDGDVLLLENVRFYPEEEANDPEFAKKLASVADLYVNDAFGTAHRAHASTEGVTKYLSPSVAGFLMEKELQYLGSAIDNPQRPLAAIIGGSKVSSKIGVIEKLLEKCDKLLLGGGMVFTFYKARGLNVGKSLVEDDKLELAKSLEAKAKERGVAFLLPTDVVVADKFAADANTQTVPVESIPDGWMGLDIGPDSVKTFQEALADCKTVIWNGPMGVFEMEKFAVGTEGIARSLAGLTKTGTTTIIGGGDSVAAVEQLNLGEQMSHISTGGGASLELLEGKELPGVAALDEA; via the coding sequence GTGACAAAAAAAACTGTAGCAAATTTATCGGCATCGGACTTATCGGGCAAACGGGTATTGGTGCGGGCGGACTTTAACGTGCCGCTCGACAACGGTAATATCACCGATGATACTCGCATCCGGGCTGCTCTGCCGACAATTCAAGATTTAGCGTCCAAGGGCGCTAAGGTGATTTTGTGCAGCCACTTCGGCCGTCCCAAGGGTGTGACGGAGAAGTTGCGCTTGACGCCGGTTGCTGTGCGCCTCTCGGAATTGTTGGGCAAAGAGGTTAAAAAGACTGACGACTGCATCGGTGATGAAGTCGCTGCTACAGTTGCCGCGATGCAAGATGGCGATGTGCTGTTGCTAGAAAATGTCCGCTTCTATCCAGAGGAGGAGGCAAACGACCCAGAATTTGCTAAGAAGTTAGCTTCTGTGGCCGATTTGTATGTCAATGATGCTTTTGGTACGGCTCACCGGGCTCACGCTTCTACTGAGGGCGTTACTAAGTATCTGAGTCCTTCTGTGGCTGGGTTTTTGATGGAGAAGGAACTGCAATATCTCGGCAGTGCGATCGACAATCCCCAGCGGCCTTTAGCTGCTATAATCGGCGGTTCTAAGGTTTCCAGCAAGATTGGAGTCATTGAAAAACTGCTCGAAAAGTGCGACAAACTGCTGTTGGGCGGCGGCATGGTTTTCACGTTCTACAAAGCTCGCGGCTTGAACGTGGGCAAGTCTTTGGTGGAAGATGACAAGCTGGAACTGGCTAAGTCTTTGGAAGCTAAGGCGAAGGAACGGGGAGTTGCTTTTCTGTTACCTACTGATGTGGTAGTTGCTGACAAGTTTGCTGCTGATGCTAACACTCAAACTGTCCCTGTTGAAAGCATCCCTGACGGTTGGATGGGTTTGGATATCGGCCCGGATTCAGTAAAAACTTTCCAAGAAGCTTTGGCCGATTGCAAAACGGTAATCTGGAACGGGCCGATGGGCGTGTTTGAGATGGAGAAGTTTGCTGTAGGAACTGAAGGGATCGCTCGTTCTTTGGCTGGACTTACTAAAACTGGTACTACCACAATTATCGGTGGTGGTGACTCGGTTGCTGCTGTGGAACAGTTGAATTTAGGCGAACAAATGAGCCACATTTCTACTGGTGGCGGTGCTAGTTTGGAGCTGCTAGAAGGTAAGGAATTGCCTGGTGTTGCTGCTTTAGATGAAGCTTAA
- a CDS encoding carbonic anhydrase, which yields MTKSERTGMISRRNLILRAGAGMVAASFAPVLLQVQPANAEEISDITPEGALQKLIEGNQRYIEQKRTFPDQARSRIVEVAKGQHPFATILACSDSRVAPEIIFDQGLGDLFDIRVAGNFLDDVVLGNIEYATLELGVPLLVILGHERCGAVKAALDGKAVPGHISTLVAAIKPAVDSTKGQKGDAWDNAVRANVKMNVNKLQSSSPLLAAAVKAGKLKVVGGRYDLDSGKVDIIA from the coding sequence ATGACTAAAAGCGAAAGAACAGGTATGATTTCGCGACGGAATTTAATCTTGAGGGCTGGTGCAGGGATGGTGGCGGCAAGCTTTGCACCTGTGCTTTTGCAAGTCCAACCCGCAAATGCAGAGGAAATTTCTGACATTACTCCCGAGGGTGCTCTCCAGAAATTGATCGAGGGGAATCAACGCTACATTGAGCAAAAACGGACATTTCCCGACCAAGCTCGATCGCGAATTGTAGAAGTAGCAAAGGGTCAACATCCGTTTGCAACCATCCTGGCTTGTTCTGATTCGAGGGTTGCTCCCGAAATTATTTTCGACCAAGGATTAGGGGACTTATTTGATATTCGAGTAGCTGGAAATTTTCTCGACGATGTGGTACTCGGAAATATAGAATATGCCACCTTAGAATTAGGCGTGCCGCTATTAGTAATTCTGGGTCACGAACGCTGCGGTGCTGTCAAAGCAGCTTTAGATGGCAAAGCTGTGCCCGGTCACATTAGCACTTTGGTGGCGGCGATTAAACCGGCAGTTGATTCGACCAAAGGTCAAAAAGGCGATGCCTGGGATAACGCAGTCAGAGCTAACGTGAAAATGAATGTAAATAAGTTACAATCCTCGTCGCCTCTTTTAGCAGCAGCAGTGAAAGCGGGCAAGCTTAAAGTTGTTGGGGGCCGCTACGATTTGGATAGCGGCAAAGTAGATATAATTGCTTGA
- the sppA gene encoding signal peptide peptidase SppA, whose protein sequence is MKDFLKYTCASLLGTFLGLLLLGSIGLGGLVLLIALAASSSKDSGPQVKDKSVLVLDLSLNITDSKPIRSTSAAIEEVLSEDSGDTVTLRTVLDTIEYAKKDPKIVGIYLEGSSDSGRSGFANLKEVRSALQRFRDAKKPIFAYQMDWNERDYYLGSVANTIAVNPYGALEINGFSSQGMFFTGALEKYGVGVQVTRVGKYKSAVEPFLLTKMSPENRQQTQKLLGDMWGEYLKTVAPSRKVTVGQLQALADNGGTLMADEALKNKLVDKVVYFDEISTELKKLTGTDRENKSFKQISLKNYARIAENKNSTRADNKNQIAILYAEGEIVDGEGGPTEVGGDRIAQEMRKIREDNDVKAVVLRVNSPGGSATAAEVIGREVMLTGKKKPVIVSMGNLAASGGYWISMGSNRIFAEPNTITGSIGVFGMLFNAEKLAANNGLTWDVVKTARFADTNTVSRPKNPQELANIQRIVDRIYDRFITKVANSRKLPKNKVQEIAQGRVWSGTAAKELGLVDEIGGLEDAVREAAKQAKLGDDWKLEEYPKRRTLEERILEKISGVHVLKPAAKLDPLTAEFKKMQDELAVIKSMNDPQGVYVRLPFNLRID, encoded by the coding sequence ATGAAAGATTTCCTAAAATATACCTGTGCAAGTTTACTGGGAACCTTCCTAGGACTGCTGCTGCTGGGCAGCATCGGATTGGGGGGACTGGTACTGCTAATTGCTCTGGCGGCATCGTCGTCTAAAGATTCAGGCCCGCAAGTTAAAGATAAGTCTGTATTGGTATTAGACCTTTCTTTAAATATCACCGACAGCAAACCGATCCGTAGCACTAGCGCGGCGATTGAAGAAGTGCTTTCGGAAGATTCCGGCGATACAGTGACGCTGCGGACTGTTTTAGACACGATCGAATATGCTAAAAAAGACCCGAAAATCGTTGGCATTTATCTCGAAGGCAGCTCGGATTCGGGCCGCAGCGGGTTTGCCAATCTCAAAGAAGTTCGATCGGCCTTGCAGCGTTTCCGAGATGCCAAAAAACCCATTTTTGCTTACCAGATGGACTGGAACGAGCGAGATTATTACCTCGGTTCCGTTGCTAATACAATTGCCGTCAATCCTTACGGCGCTTTGGAAATCAACGGTTTTAGCAGTCAGGGAATGTTTTTCACGGGTGCTTTGGAAAAATACGGCGTCGGAGTGCAAGTGACTCGCGTCGGCAAATACAAGTCAGCCGTTGAGCCGTTTTTGCTCACAAAAATGAGTCCCGAAAATCGCCAGCAAACTCAAAAGTTGCTCGGAGATATGTGGGGAGAATACCTGAAAACTGTCGCTCCGAGCCGCAAAGTGACTGTTGGGCAACTGCAAGCGCTTGCAGATAATGGCGGAACTTTGATGGCTGACGAAGCTCTCAAAAACAAGTTAGTTGATAAGGTTGTATACTTTGACGAAATATCGACCGAACTCAAAAAACTCACAGGAACCGATCGCGAAAACAAATCTTTCAAGCAAATTAGTTTGAAAAACTACGCGAGAATTGCTGAGAATAAAAACTCAACTCGCGCTGACAATAAAAACCAAATTGCTATACTTTACGCCGAGGGAGAAATTGTAGACGGCGAAGGGGGCCCGACTGAAGTAGGAGGCGATCGCATCGCTCAAGAAATGCGGAAAATTCGAGAAGATAACGACGTAAAAGCAGTGGTTTTGCGCGTCAACAGTCCCGGAGGCAGCGCGACGGCGGCCGAAGTCATTGGGCGCGAAGTGATGCTGACGGGCAAAAAGAAACCAGTTATCGTTTCGATGGGCAATTTAGCAGCTTCCGGCGGCTATTGGATTTCGATGGGTTCCAACCGCATTTTTGCCGAGCCCAATACGATTACCGGTTCGATCGGTGTTTTTGGAATGCTGTTTAACGCCGAAAAGTTGGCTGCTAACAACGGCCTGACTTGGGACGTTGTGAAAACCGCCCGCTTTGCGGATACTAACACGGTTTCCCGCCCGAAAAATCCTCAAGAACTGGCGAATATTCAGAGGATAGTCGATCGCATTTACGATCGATTTATTACTAAAGTCGCCAACTCCCGCAAACTGCCGAAAAACAAGGTACAAGAAATTGCTCAAGGCAGGGTGTGGTCTGGTACGGCCGCGAAAGAGTTGGGTTTAGTCGATGAAATAGGCGGTCTTGAAGATGCTGTCAGAGAGGCTGCTAAGCAAGCTAAACTCGGCGACGATTGGAAGTTGGAAGAATATCCAAAACGCCGCACTTTGGAGGAGCGAATTTTGGAAAAAATTTCCGGCGTTCACGTTTTGAAACCAGCCGCCAAACTCGACCCGCTAACGGCAGAATTTAAGAAAATGCAGGATGAATTGGCTGTAATCAAGTCGATGAACGACCCGCAGGGGGTTTATGTTCGCTTGCCTTTCAATTTGCGGATTGATTAA
- a CDS encoding universal stress protein codes for MFKTVLFPVDQSREAREAAEKVVNIVKTYGSRLVILSVVEPPAEEGDAPAREVMTSPEAVAKLLSEAQSMFSQQGIEAEIIEREGKPAFTICDVADEIGADLIVMGCRGMGLTDDGASDSVTNRVINLSPCAVLIVP; via the coding sequence ATGTTCAAGACTGTCTTATTTCCTGTAGATCAAAGCCGAGAAGCCCGCGAAGCTGCCGAAAAGGTGGTCAATATCGTGAAAACCTACGGCTCTCGCTTAGTTATTCTCTCGGTAGTCGAGCCTCCAGCCGAGGAGGGCGACGCTCCCGCGCGAGAGGTGATGACTTCCCCCGAAGCAGTCGCCAAACTTCTTTCTGAGGCCCAATCGATGTTTTCCCAGCAGGGAATTGAAGCTGAAATCATCGAACGGGAAGGCAAACCTGCTTTCACGATTTGCGATGTGGCTGACGAAATTGGGGCCGATTTGATTGTGATGGGCTGTCGGGGGATGGGTTTAACCGATGATGGGGCGTCTGACAGCGTTACCAATCGGGTGATCAATCTGTCTCCTTGTGCAGTTTTGATTGTGCCTTAA
- a CDS encoding GlsB/YeaQ/YmgE family stress response membrane protein, giving the protein MGIIAWIVLGLIAGAIAKAIYPGTQGGGFLATTGLGILGALVGGYLGQVFLGTSGGASFGALTLPSIAFAVVGAIVLLFIWGLLTQRAA; this is encoded by the coding sequence ATGGGAATTATTGCTTGGATCGTTTTAGGACTGATTGCCGGTGCGATCGCCAAAGCCATTTATCCGGGAACTCAAGGCGGCGGTTTTCTGGCAACAACAGGTTTAGGAATTTTGGGCGCGCTAGTGGGAGGTTATCTAGGTCAAGTCTTCTTGGGGACGAGCGGGGGAGCTTCGTTCGGAGCATTGACTTTACCCAGCATAGCTTTTGCAGTCGTAGGCGCGATCGTTCTACTTTTCATCTGGGGATTGTTAACTCAGCGTGCTGCATAA
- a CDS encoding MOSC domain-containing protein codes for MSYVASIHIYPVKSLDGIAVSQATILASGALEGDRSFAICDAAGELVNTKHNSGVCFLRLSFDIQKRIAGLKIQGTEQEFFFHVDRERLGIEYWLSNYFGFPVKLIENLLTGFPDNTAAPGPSIISTETIAEVASWFPRVCVNEMRHRLRANIEIGDVPAFWEDQLFSQSDEIVRLKIGTVIFEAINPGEPCILSTRSYGAKAGDPNFKNILTAKQKEIMPDLVKKGHLNHLSRLIVNTRIASQAAEKILHIGDEVQIITVSKSLFNTISD; via the coding sequence ATGTCATACGTCGCCAGCATTCATATCTATCCGGTCAAGTCCCTTGACGGCATAGCAGTCAGTCAAGCAACTATTCTAGCCAGCGGAGCTCTAGAAGGCGATCGCTCTTTTGCAATCTGCGATGCAGCAGGAGAATTGGTTAACACTAAGCACAACAGCGGAGTCTGTTTTCTACGCTTATCCTTTGACATACAAAAGAGAATTGCCGGGCTAAAAATTCAAGGCACCGAACAAGAATTTTTTTTTCATGTAGATAGAGAACGCTTGGGAATAGAATATTGGTTGAGCAACTACTTCGGTTTTCCCGTCAAGTTAATTGAAAACTTGCTGACAGGCTTTCCCGACAATACCGCTGCACCAGGGCCAAGCATTATCAGTACCGAAACAATTGCCGAAGTTGCATCTTGGTTTCCGAGAGTTTGCGTTAACGAGATGCGCCATCGCTTGCGAGCTAATATTGAAATAGGAGATGTCCCGGCTTTTTGGGAAGACCAACTTTTCTCACAATCCGATGAAATTGTGAGGTTGAAAATAGGGACAGTAATATTTGAAGCTATTAATCCCGGTGAGCCATGTATCCTATCTACGCGAAGTTATGGGGCGAAAGCAGGCGACCCAAATTTTAAAAATATACTAACAGCCAAGCAGAAGGAAATCATGCCTGACTTGGTTAAAAAAGGGCATTTAAATCACTTGAGTCGGCTGATAGTTAACACGCGAATCGCATCGCAAGCAGCAGAAAAAATATTACATATAGGAGACGAAGTTCAAATTATCACCGTCAGCAAATCCCTATTTAATACCATTTCTGATTAG